The sequence below is a genomic window from Pseudobdellovibrionaceae bacterium.
CAAAATCAATTTCACGGAACTCTTTTAAACTCTTTTGAATGGCCTCTTTAGTGATCTCGTGGAACACCATTCTTTTGGCTGGAATTTTGGGATTGAGCACTTCAAGCAGATGCCAACTGATACTCTCCCCTTCTCTATCTTCGTCCGTTGCCAGTATCAGTTCATCAGCCTCTTTGACTAATGACTTTAGGGTCGAAACCACTTTGGTTTTGTTTTTAGGAATACAATAGATAGGCTCAAAGTTTTTATCTACATTGACCCCCAACCTAGACCATTCTTCTTTTTTATACTTTTCGGGAATGTCCTTGGCGGATTGAGGTAAATCTCTGATGTGTCCCATGCAAGATTCCACCACATAGTCCTTACCTAAAAACTTACGGATGGTTTTTGCTTTTGTCGGAGACTCCACTACGACTAATTTTTTGCCTTGGGTGGACTTTGCTGCCATGTTTTTTCTCCAAAAGGTTTTTCTCATTCCATATATGTTTGCTAACATATATATAGACAAGCTATTTCTTCCTTAAACTTAAAGATGTGATACAAACCAGTGAGGCGCAATGACTCGTAGCAAAAATATCTTAGCCCTAAGCGAACTTCCCACAACTTCTCTTGAATTTGTCTTGTGCGATATTGACGACACCTTAACCACCCACGGTCAACTTCATGGCGAAGCTTATCAAGCCCTATGGAATTTGTCCGATGCTAATTTTAAGGTCATTCCTGTGACGGGTCGACCAGCAGGCTGGTGCGAAATGATCGCACGCTTCTGGCCTGTGCATGGTGTGATCGGAGAAAATGGTGGATTCTATTTTTATTTTGATAAAAAAATGCAGCGTCACTATTTGCAAGATGAGCTCACCCGTATTCAAAACCAGAAAAAACTTTCTGTGATTCAAAACGAAGTTTTAAAAGATGTCCCAGGTAGTGCTTTGGCTTCAGACCAATTCTGCCGAGCCATAGACCTAGCTATCGACTTTTGCGAAGATGTGCCTGCATTACCCAAAGCCGACATACAAAAGATCGTTTCTATTTTTGAAAAACATGGAGCAACGGCCAAGGTCAGCTCTATCCATGTCAATGGTTGGTATGGTAACCACGACAAGCTCAGCACCTTTCTGGTTTACGCCAAAGAACGCCTAGGACTGAGCGACTCTCACGATTTACAAAATAAAACGGTCTTTATTGGTGACTCTCCTAATGATGAACCCATGTTTAAATATTTTAAAAATTCTGTGGGAGTTCAAAACGTCGCACCCTTTCTGGATGAGCTGAAGTCTTTGCCACAATACATCTGCTCACAAGAAGGTGGAGCGGGTTTTGTCGAGTTTGCTAAGCATCTTTTAAAAAAATAAGTTTTACTCGCCGAAAAGTTCCTTTTCTGAAGCAGCTTGTTCTTTAAGTTGTTCTGCAATGACCTCTGGGGACTTCAGAGACTTTTTAGTTTTCACACTGGCTCCAGGACAAAAATTGATCACATCTCTTTTCCATGCTTTAGGATTCATATTTTCTGGCCAAAAGGGCCATGTTCGACACTGAGTCGGGCGTCCTTCGTACACACTGCACCGATTGTCTTGTAAAAAAACGCAGTTGATCGAATCTTCTGGCTGAATCAAGTGCAACACTCCACCTGTGACTCGGCAGTACTGCTTTTTAAATTCAGCCACTGTGAGTTCTAGAACCTTGGCCATGCGTTTGGCATCAGACTTCGTCAAATACACATAGCCGTATTCACCACGGGACAGACAGCATTTGCCTGATCCTTGGCATTCAAAGTGTAAGCCTTTTTTATAAAAGTTTTTTGACATGTCTTAAGTATAAAGCATGAAACCTTAATGACCAATTCTAATCTTTAAGATTCTTAAAGACCTCTTCCTAATACCAAGAGCAGTTCTGCCTCACAGACACAACTGCAATCGAAGGTGTCTCCAACCTTGTCAATGCTCTAAGGACTCAATTCTAATCTTTAAGATTCAAATCGCCGAGAGCTGCAAATGGGTTATTAAATGGAGACTGCGGTTTTTTATCACCACGATCCCTATTGGTTTTGGGTTTGCCACCACCTGATCGTGGTCCCTTGCCCTTATGGCCCTTAGCTTGCTTTTGATCTTTTCTGTCACCCTTGTAAGGTCGTTTGTTTTCAAAACGGCCACGCCCTTCAGCTTGTCCTTCTGAACGCTCTGCGCGTGTAGAACCCGCTCTATCCTTAGAGGTTTTTGCGTTTCTTTCTGCTTTGATCTTTGAAAGGGAGAGAAGTTTTTTGTCTAAATTAAGATCGATCACTTTAACATAAATCCACTCACCAATGCCCACGGCTTTACGTGGATCAGAGACAAACTGTGCAGACAGTTCTGACAAGTGCACTAAACCATCCTGACCAATTCCAAGATCCACAAAAGCACCAAAGCTGGAAAATCTAGTCACTAAACCTGGATAAATGGCGCCGACTTGCACATCAGCTAGAGTTTTGATTTTATCACTAAATCCAAAAAATCTATAAACTCGTCTTGGGTCTTTACCTGGGGTCTTAAGCTGTTTGATGATGTCTTGTAACTCACTGGCTTCAAAAATATCTTTATACTTTGAAGATAGGATTTTTTCGGCATTCGCTTCACTTAAGGGTTCTGCCAAAGAAATGTCTAAATCCTTAGCCATATCCTTGATGGCTGCAAATCTAAAAGTTCTTAAGTTGGTTTTATCTAAAATAGATTTGGATAAGGCCACACGCACAAATCCTGTGCATGCACGTAAGGTGTCATCATTAAATCCTAACTCTGTACTGAGTTGCGCTTTCTCAACAAAGCGACCTTTGGTTTGACGGTACCCTAAAATTTTAGTGACATGCTCGTCTGTAAGACCATTTACAAGCTTCAAGCTGTCTTCTGAAGATTCATTAAGGTCTACGCCTACACTGGCAACACAAAACTTAAGAACCTTTAAAAGTTCAGGCAACAGTTTTTCATCTGTCACATACGCAGGAACATCCACTAATGACTTTGGTGGGTACTTCGCAAGTTCTTTTAAGGGGTCTTGAAGGCGTCTGGCTAAAGACACTAGGGATCTTTCCACTTTAGGTTTAACCCCAAATTCTTTTTTAGCAGACTCAGATCCCACGTAAGCCGTCATGCCTCTCATATCTACAATGGCAACAGGAATTGTGACACCTTGAACTTTAAGTGTCTCTTCAACAAAGCCCACAAGAGTTCTTACGTGTTCATTCAACCCCACAGCCAAAGCCCCTAATTGAATTTTAGAAGAGATGTCTTTGAACACATCTGCAAACACAGACTTTGAATTTTCATCTTGAGTGTTGATCTGAGTGGCTGATACAAGTTCACCTTGATTTGTCACTAAGGCCACTTCAATGGTGCTGACTTCATTCTGAATAAAAGACAGAACAGGTACTGGTCCCAAAGCGGGAACCATTAAAATTCGGTTGTAGTCCTGTTTGAGTCTCTTGATGGCTTCAGTTTCAGAAATTTTTAATAACTCTTCTACGATCTCTTGCGTGATGGAAGGAAGAATATGAATCTCTATCGCCTTCTGGAAAGCCTGATCAATAAATTGAGTACAGTCATTTTCGGCAGCAAAATTAAAAATGTCTTGTTTGATCTTTTCTAACACGTCTCCGTTTTTAGCTTCGATCAGAACTTTGAAAAAACCTTCTTCCCATGCCTTCTTCACAACAGGGAATTTATAATAGTTTTTAGAATTTAAAAGCTCAGACACCTTCTCTCTGAATTGAGCTGTGGCAGAATACTTTCCTTCTTTAAATTTCTCTGTTTTTGCTACAGAGACCACACCCTCTGCGTAGTATCTTTCACTTAGTGCCTGTCGGATCTCTGATCTCTTAAGAAGTCTCTCAACAATAATGTCTTGAGCCCCTTTTAAAACTAAATCATAAGTCACAAACCCTAACTGAGGTTTGATGTAATCTTTAGCTTTGACTTCTAAACTTACAGGTCCCATTTCTTGTTTGCCAAATGCCACATCCCATACCCAGTCTGCAAATTCAGT
It includes:
- a CDS encoding YkgJ family cysteine cluster protein, with amino-acid sequence MSKNFYKKGLHFECQGSGKCCLSRGEYGYVYLTKSDAKRMAKVLELTVAEFKKQYCRVTGGVLHLIQPEDSINCVFLQDNRCSVYEGRPTQCRTWPFWPENMNPKAWKRDVINFCPGASVKTKKSLKSPEVIAEQLKEQAASEKELFGE
- a CDS encoding HAD-IIB family hydrolase, coding for MTRSKNILALSELPTTSLEFVLCDIDDTLTTHGQLHGEAYQALWNLSDANFKVIPVTGRPAGWCEMIARFWPVHGVIGENGGFYFYFDKKMQRHYLQDELTRIQNQKKLSVIQNEVLKDVPGSALASDQFCRAIDLAIDFCEDVPALPKADIQKIVSIFEKHGATAKVSSIHVNGWYGNHDKLSTFLVYAKERLGLSDSHDLQNKTVFIGDSPNDEPMFKYFKNSVGVQNVAPFLDELKSLPQYICSQEGGAGFVEFAKHLLKK
- a CDS encoding S1 RNA-binding domain-containing protein is translated as MDLLTHFIERRTKMSLSQAQKEAIKRIQGQESLEVLHFYAPELKEVPYWQLDLFASLIDEYSKLDAKKQKILVDLEHQKVENPALIESIQKSIDAFELEDLYRPFKRRKKTKATVAREAGLTEFADWVWDVAFGKQEMGPVSLEVKAKDYIKPQLGFVTYDLVLKGAQDIIVERLLKRSEIRQALSERYYAEGVVSVAKTEKFKEGKYSATAQFREKVSELLNSKNYYKFPVVKKAWEEGFFKVLIEAKNGDVLEKIKQDIFNFAAENDCTQFIDQAFQKAIEIHILPSITQEIVEELLKISETEAIKRLKQDYNRILMVPALGPVPVLSFIQNEVSTIEVALVTNQGELVSATQINTQDENSKSVFADVFKDISSKIQLGALAVGLNEHVRTLVGFVEETLKVQGVTIPVAIVDMRGMTAYVGSESAKKEFGVKPKVERSLVSLARRLQDPLKELAKYPPKSLVDVPAYVTDEKLLPELLKVLKFCVASVGVDLNESSEDSLKLVNGLTDEHVTKILGYRQTKGRFVEKAQLSTELGFNDDTLRACTGFVRVALSKSILDKTNLRTFRFAAIKDMAKDLDISLAEPLSEANAEKILSSKYKDIFEASELQDIIKQLKTPGKDPRRVYRFFGFSDKIKTLADVQVGAIYPGLVTRFSSFGAFVDLGIGQDGLVHLSELSAQFVSDPRKAVGIGEWIYVKVIDLNLDKKLLSLSKIKAERNAKTSKDRAGSTRAERSEGQAEGRGRFENKRPYKGDRKDQKQAKGHKGKGPRSGGGKPKTNRDRGDKKPQSPFNNPFAALGDLNLKD